The Streptomyces pactum genome contains a region encoding:
- a CDS encoding TraR/DksA C4-type zinc finger protein, whose translation MSLDASRIEPRPERLTAHESRQRLEHARNTRLTQLRALPESGQADDQLMSAQKAAIERVLKEIEEAFARIEQGTYGTCLGCGKPVPGERLEILPYTRYCVACQRRAAA comes from the coding sequence GTGTCGCTCGACGCCTCCCGTATCGAACCCCGCCCCGAGCGGCTGACCGCTCACGAGTCGCGCCAGCGCCTCGAACACGCCCGCAACACCCGCCTGACCCAACTGCGGGCCCTCCCGGAGAGCGGCCAGGCGGACGACCAGCTCATGTCCGCGCAGAAGGCCGCCATCGAGCGGGTGCTCAAGGAGATCGAGGAGGCCTTCGCCCGCATCGAGCAGGGCACCTACGGCACCTGCCTCGGCTGCGGCAAGCCCGTCCCGGGGGAGCGGCTGGAGATCCTCCCCTACACGCGGTACTGCGTCGCCTGCCAGCGCCGCGCCGCCGCCTGA
- a CDS encoding HAMP domain-containing sensor histidine kinase, whose amino-acid sequence MSLFWRIFGLNAVVLGFATALLLWAPVTVSVPVLLTEAVILVGGLGVMLVANGALLRWGLAPLDRLTRLMTTVDLLRPGQRLPVSGGGEVAELIRTFNAMLERLEHERATSTARVLLAQEAERRRIAQELHDEVGQSMTAILLVLGRAADDADEPLREELHQAQEITRESLDEVRRLVRRLRPGVLDDLGLISALSSLTHDFATHTGLRVVRRFEADLPDLDPETELVLYRVAQESLTNAARHADASRVEVSLARADGAVALAIADDGRGIEAACEGAGIRGMRERALLIGAALDITSAPGAGTRIQLLSPVPRKQP is encoded by the coding sequence GTGTCCCTGTTCTGGCGGATCTTCGGGCTCAACGCGGTGGTGCTGGGCTTCGCCACGGCACTGCTGCTGTGGGCTCCGGTGACCGTCTCCGTGCCGGTCCTGCTGACCGAGGCCGTCATTCTGGTGGGCGGCCTGGGCGTCATGCTGGTGGCCAACGGCGCCCTGCTGCGCTGGGGCCTGGCACCCCTGGACCGGCTCACGCGACTGATGACCACCGTCGACCTGCTGCGCCCCGGCCAGCGGCTGCCGGTGTCCGGCGGCGGCGAGGTCGCCGAGCTGATCCGCACCTTCAACGCCATGCTCGAGCGGCTGGAGCACGAGCGCGCCACGAGCACCGCCCGGGTCCTGCTCGCCCAGGAGGCGGAGCGGCGCCGTATCGCCCAGGAGCTGCACGACGAGGTCGGGCAGAGCATGACCGCGATCCTGCTGGTGCTGGGGCGTGCCGCCGACGACGCCGACGAGCCGCTGCGCGAGGAGTTGCACCAGGCGCAGGAGATCACCCGGGAGAGCCTGGACGAGGTGCGCCGCCTGGTGCGCCGGCTGCGTCCCGGGGTCCTGGACGACCTCGGTCTGATCAGCGCGCTGTCCTCGCTGACGCACGACTTTGCCACGCACACCGGCCTGCGGGTGGTGCGCCGTTTCGAGGCCGATCTGCCCGATCTGGACCCCGAGACCGAGCTGGTCCTCTACCGTGTCGCGCAGGAGAGCCTGACCAACGCGGCCCGGCATGCGGACGCCTCCCGGGTGGAGGTGAGCCTGGCCCGTGCCGACGGCGCGGTGGCGCTCGCCATCGCCGACGACGGCCGCGGCATCGAGGCGGCGTGCGAGGGCGCCGGTATCCGCGGCATGCGCGAACGGGCCCTGCTCATCGGGGCCGCCCTCGACATCACCTCGGCGCCCGGCGCCGGCACCCGGATCCAGCTCCTCTCACCCGTCCCCAGGAAGCAGCCCTGA
- a CDS encoding PucR family transcriptional regulator, protein MRLRALLDTDALGLKLLGGEDELDRSVRGVMTTDLRDPSRYLSGGELVLTGLAWRRDADDSEPFVRILVQAGVAALAAGEAELGSVPEDLLVACARHRLPLFAVNESVAFATITEHVVRQVSGERAGDLAAVVDRHRRMMTSGPAGGGPDVVLDLLGSDLDLRAWVLSPTGRPVAGPKDAAPALSAEVCAQLAADHLAATRAGRRAPHRVPLGGTTYSLFPVRAGTRTPQGAGAAARDVRETVLSDWLLVVEADAGDWAEERLDLLHGVTQLIAVERDRRDAARTVRRRLAQEVLELVQTGAAPAEVAARLRVAAPVLLPGLGAAPHWQVVVARVEWTDGGTETGPVAQTLLEEILVDPLATGPEHSDRIAVAHTGDEAVALVPLPAVSSEHDGSETGILADALLASVREPLSAGLDGDGRVTLGVSAAVHSAEGLRGALEEARHARRVAAARPGRVCAAGHQELASHVLLLPFVPDDVRRAFTARLLDPLRDYDRRHRAELIPTLEAFLDCDGSWTRCAGRLHLHVNTLRYRVGRIEQLTGRDLSRLEDKLDFFLALRMS, encoded by the coding sequence ATGCGGCTGCGCGCACTGCTGGACACCGACGCGCTGGGCCTCAAGCTGCTCGGCGGCGAGGACGAGCTGGACCGCTCCGTGCGGGGCGTGATGACCACCGACCTGCGGGACCCCAGCCGCTACCTCTCGGGCGGCGAGCTGGTCCTCACCGGTCTGGCCTGGCGCCGGGACGCCGACGACTCCGAGCCGTTCGTCCGGATCCTGGTGCAGGCCGGGGTCGCCGCGCTGGCCGCCGGTGAGGCGGAGCTGGGGAGCGTGCCCGAGGACCTGCTGGTGGCGTGTGCCCGGCACCGGCTGCCGCTGTTCGCGGTGAACGAGTCGGTGGCCTTCGCGACCATCACCGAGCACGTCGTCCGCCAGGTCTCCGGCGAGCGGGCCGGGGACCTGGCGGCCGTGGTGGACCGGCACCGCCGGATGATGACCTCAGGTCCGGCGGGCGGCGGCCCCGACGTGGTGCTGGACCTGCTCGGTTCCGACCTGGACCTGCGGGCCTGGGTGCTCTCCCCGACGGGGCGCCCGGTCGCCGGCCCGAAGGACGCCGCTCCCGCGCTCTCCGCCGAGGTGTGCGCGCAACTGGCGGCGGATCACCTCGCGGCCACCCGCGCGGGCCGGCGCGCGCCGCACCGGGTGCCCCTGGGCGGCACGACGTACAGCCTCTTCCCGGTGCGCGCCGGCACGCGTACCCCGCAGGGCGCGGGCGCCGCCGCCCGGGACGTGCGCGAGACGGTGCTGTCCGACTGGCTGCTGGTGGTGGAGGCGGACGCCGGGGACTGGGCCGAGGAGCGGCTCGACCTGCTGCACGGCGTCACGCAGCTCATCGCGGTCGAGCGGGACCGCCGGGACGCGGCGCGCACCGTGCGGCGGCGGCTCGCGCAGGAGGTCCTGGAGCTGGTGCAGACGGGCGCCGCCCCGGCCGAGGTCGCGGCCCGGCTGCGGGTGGCGGCACCGGTGCTGCTGCCGGGCCTCGGCGCGGCCCCGCACTGGCAGGTCGTCGTGGCCCGCGTCGAGTGGACGGACGGCGGGACGGAGACCGGCCCGGTCGCCCAGACCCTGCTCGAGGAGATCCTCGTCGACCCGCTCGCCACGGGCCCCGAGCACTCCGACCGCATCGCCGTGGCGCACACCGGCGACGAGGCCGTCGCCCTCGTCCCGCTGCCGGCGGTCTCCAGCGAGCACGACGGCTCCGAGACCGGCATCCTCGCGGACGCGCTGCTGGCCTCCGTACGGGAACCGCTGTCCGCCGGGCTGGACGGTGACGGGCGCGTCACCCTCGGCGTCAGCGCGGCCGTGCACTCCGCGGAGGGACTGCGCGGCGCGCTGGAGGAGGCCCGGCACGCGCGACGGGTGGCCGCGGCGCGCCCCGGCCGGGTCTGCGCGGCCGGCCACCAGGAACTGGCCTCGCACGTCCTCCTCCTGCCCTTCGTCCCCGACGACGTCCGCCGCGCCTTCACCGCCCGGTTGCTGGACCCGCTGCGGGACTACGACCGCCGCCACCGCGCCGAGCTGATCCCGACGCTGGAGGCGTTCCTCGACTGCGACGGCTCCTGGACGCGCTGCGCGGGCCGGCTCCACCTGCACGTCAACACGCTGCGCTACCGCGTCGGGCGGATCGAGCAGTTGACGGGGCGTGACCTGTCGCGCCTGGAGGACAAGCTGGACTTCTTCCTGGCGCTGCGGATGAGCTGA
- a CDS encoding rod shape-determining protein — MTVVRRPRAAPAGHRPWPLCRRCGGGVALDMGSARTRAWVAGRGVILDVPTVTFPGAGAVYPIRRGSIVDTGGTARMLDRLLGHRLPRLTRPLVVVTAPVLDGFAYRTEARTAVEVLRPRGVLTVPSARAVALAAGADLARPLLVVDIGAHLTEVVLLVDGAVFDARRTALGTGDIDEATPAARVAEAVVDMTTSMLRQDDTSLTADALSRGPLLAGGGALRPDITCRLTGGLHAPLRAVPAPHTAAVRGAAKLLEAAHAHPSTTGTDPPDEHPH; from the coding sequence ATGACCGTGGTCCGCCGGCCCCGCGCCGCCCCGGCCGGGCACCGCCCGTGGCCGCTGTGCCGGCGGTGCGGCGGCGGGGTCGCCCTCGACATGGGCAGTGCCCGCACCCGCGCCTGGGTCGCCGGGCGCGGTGTGATCCTCGACGTGCCGACGGTGACCTTCCCCGGCGCCGGTGCGGTGTACCCCATCCGGCGCGGCTCGATCGTCGACACCGGGGGCACCGCCCGGATGCTCGACCGGCTGCTCGGCCACCGACTGCCCCGCCTCACCCGTCCCCTGGTGGTGGTGACCGCGCCGGTGCTGGACGGGTTCGCCTACCGGACCGAGGCCCGTACGGCCGTGGAGGTGCTGCGCCCGCGCGGTGTGCTGACCGTTCCCAGCGCGCGGGCCGTGGCCCTGGCGGCGGGCGCGGACCTGGCCCGGCCGCTGCTCGTGGTGGACATCGGCGCGCATCTCACCGAGGTGGTGCTCCTGGTGGACGGCGCCGTCTTCGACGCGCGCCGCACCGCCCTGGGCACGGGGGACATCGACGAGGCGACCCCGGCCGCGCGGGTGGCGGAGGCGGTGGTCGACATGACGACCTCGATGCTGCGGCAGGACGACACGTCGCTGACGGCAGACGCCCTGAGCAGGGGCCCGCTGCTCGCGGGCGGGGGTGCCCTGCGTCCCGACATCACCTGCCGGCTCACCGGCGGACTGCACGCTCCCCTGCGGGCGGTGCCGGCCCCGCACACGGCCGCGGTCCGCGGCGCCGCCAAGCTCCTGGAAGCCGCGCACGCCCACCCGTCGACCACGGGTACGGACCCACCGGACGAGCATCCGCACTGA
- a CDS encoding response regulator has protein sequence MSDPSLPGSPASGPAPAPAADPSRIRILLADDHALVRRGVRLILDREPDLEVVAEAGDGAEAIDMARAHAVDLAVLDIAMPRLTGLQAARELAALKPGLRILMLTMHDNEQYLFQALKSGACGYVLKSVADRDLVAACRAAMRDEPFLYPGAVTALIRNFLDRVRHGEESADHILTPREEEVLKLVAEGHSSKEIAEILFISIKTVQRHRANLLQKLGLRDRLELTRYAIRAGLIEP, from the coding sequence ATGTCCGACCCCTCCCTGCCCGGTTCCCCCGCGTCCGGACCGGCCCCGGCGCCCGCGGCCGATCCGTCGAGGATCCGCATCCTGCTCGCCGACGACCACGCGCTGGTACGCCGCGGCGTGCGGCTCATCCTCGACCGGGAGCCGGACCTCGAGGTGGTCGCCGAGGCCGGAGACGGCGCGGAGGCCATCGACATGGCGCGGGCGCACGCCGTCGACCTGGCCGTCCTGGACATCGCGATGCCCCGGCTGACCGGTCTGCAGGCAGCCCGGGAGCTGGCGGCGCTCAAGCCGGGGCTGCGCATCCTGATGCTGACGATGCACGACAACGAGCAGTACCTGTTCCAGGCGCTGAAGTCGGGGGCCTGCGGGTACGTGCTGAAGTCCGTCGCGGACCGCGATCTGGTCGCCGCCTGTCGGGCCGCGATGCGCGACGAGCCCTTCCTGTACCCGGGCGCGGTGACCGCGCTGATCCGCAACTTCCTGGACCGTGTCCGGCACGGCGAGGAGAGTGCCGACCACATCCTCACGCCCCGCGAGGAGGAGGTCCTCAAGCTCGTCGCCGAGGGCCACTCCTCGAAGGAGATCGCCGAGATCCTCTTCATCAGCATCAAGACCGTCCAGCGGCACCGGGCGAACCTCCTGCAGAAACTCGGTCTGCGCGACCGCCTGGAACTGACCCGCTACGCCATCCGGGCCGGACTCATCGAACCCTGA
- a CDS encoding DUF2637 domain-containing protein, with amino-acid sequence MRLTDISLNWLLPGAVLLLGMLAAVAVLARGKRSSGKDAGADDSWERMEERRRRKEALYGSVSYVLLFCCAAVAAALSFHGLVGFGEQNLGLSGGWQYLVPFGLDGAAMFCSVLAVREASHGDAALGSRILVWTFAFAAAWFNWVHAPRGIGHAGAPHFFAGMSLSAAVLFDRALKQTRRAALREQGLVPRPLPQIRMVRWLRAPRETYRAWSLMLLEGVRSLDEAVEEVRDDRRQKEEKKLRRREQERLERAQLKAISRGHGHRGFPGRGGRPVEVEVQQVERGSERATAEPAISTPEPLPASRRPSLQPVRRGADQITVDLTAEDDTQALPRLDSLERKLKDLEQQFG; translated from the coding sequence ATGAGATTGACCGACATATCGCTGAACTGGCTGCTTCCGGGCGCCGTACTGCTCCTGGGCATGCTGGCGGCGGTGGCGGTGCTCGCGCGAGGCAAGCGTTCCTCGGGGAAGGACGCGGGCGCGGACGACTCGTGGGAGCGCATGGAGGAGCGGCGCAGGCGCAAGGAAGCCCTCTACGGCAGCGTCTCCTACGTCCTGCTCTTCTGCTGCGCCGCGGTCGCCGCGGCGCTCTCCTTCCACGGTCTGGTCGGCTTCGGCGAGCAGAACCTCGGCCTGAGCGGCGGCTGGCAGTACCTGGTCCCGTTCGGTCTCGACGGAGCGGCGATGTTCTGCTCCGTCCTCGCGGTGCGCGAGGCCAGCCACGGTGACGCGGCGCTCGGCTCCCGCATACTCGTGTGGACGTTCGCGTTCGCGGCGGCGTGGTTCAACTGGGTGCACGCGCCCCGCGGGATCGGTCACGCGGGTGCCCCGCACTTCTTCGCGGGCATGTCCCTGTCGGCGGCGGTGCTGTTCGACCGCGCCCTGAAGCAGACCCGCCGGGCAGCCCTGCGCGAGCAGGGCCTGGTGCCGCGCCCGCTGCCGCAGATCCGCATGGTCCGCTGGCTGCGGGCTCCCCGGGAGACGTACCGCGCCTGGTCGCTGATGCTCCTGGAGGGTGTGCGCAGCCTCGACGAGGCGGTCGAGGAGGTGCGCGACGACAGGCGTCAGAAGGAGGAGAAGAAGCTGCGGCGGCGCGAGCAGGAGCGACTGGAGCGCGCACAGCTCAAGGCGATCAGCCGGGGCCACGGCCACCGGGGCTTCCCCGGCCGCGGCGGCCGCCCGGTCGAGGTCGAGGTGCAGCAGGTGGAGCGTGGCTCCGAACGTGCCACCGCGGAGCCTGCCATATCGACGCCGGAGCCCCTGCCCGCAAGCCGGCGTCCCTCACTGCAGCCCGTCCGCCGCGGAGCTGACCAGATCACCGTCGACCTCACCGCGGAGGACGACACCCAGGCCCTGCCCCGCCTGGACTCCCTGGAGCGCAAGCTCAAGGACCTGGAGCAGCAGTTCGGCTGA
- a CDS encoding Rv1733c family protein yields the protein MAGEIPQAQPPPDVPAPGRHPHLLLWRWRRNPLRRRTDRMHAWAALWLLLAVLVAAPAAMFAVGDTAYSHYRSTAEHEARTRDHRPAVLVHDAPRHPEPGSDEAEKTRYPVKVRFTGPDGAARTGKADVEPGLPVDSTVLVWVDTDGKITEPPLTAEQIRSRTMGWAILAFLGVVLTGLAAHGVTGYVLQRRNLAGWDAAWTATAPRWSGFP from the coding sequence GTGGCCGGTGAGATACCGCAAGCACAGCCACCGCCCGACGTTCCCGCCCCCGGACGACACCCGCACCTCCTGCTGTGGCGGTGGCGGCGCAACCCGTTGCGGCGCCGTACCGACCGGATGCACGCGTGGGCCGCCCTCTGGCTCCTGCTCGCCGTGCTGGTGGCAGCCCCGGCGGCGATGTTCGCGGTCGGTGACACCGCGTACAGCCACTACCGGAGCACCGCCGAGCACGAGGCCCGGACCCGGGACCACCGTCCCGCCGTCCTCGTCCACGACGCGCCGCGTCACCCCGAACCCGGGTCGGACGAGGCCGAGAAGACCCGGTACCCGGTCAAGGTCCGGTTCACCGGTCCGGACGGCGCGGCGCGGACCGGGAAGGCCGACGTCGAGCCGGGGCTGCCCGTGGACAGCACCGTCCTGGTCTGGGTCGACACGGACGGGAAGATCACCGAGCCGCCGCTGACCGCGGAGCAGATTCGCAGCCGCACGATGGGCTGGGCGATCCTCGCCTTCCTGGGCGTCGTCCTCACCGGCCTCGCCGCCCACGGGGTCACCGGGTACGTGCTGCAACGGCGCAACCTCGCCGGGTGGGACGCCGCCTGGACCGCGACGGCCCCGCGCTGGAGCGGGTTCCCGTGA
- a CDS encoding (2Fe-2S)-binding protein translates to MRVARSAFTAAYARLSEVLPGLGVTEVDPAGEVPRGGGWVAADALAAGGAELEAFLAWDDAQVVRDYGQRARPDVVASFGLHRYAWPACLLITVPWFLHRRVPRYPVTRVAYDRSAAGLPLGRMAVRPEDFACLPGDPAAALPGARVVADEEALRAEVRAAVAEHMEPVLAGFGPRMRRRGRALWGMATDEVVEGLWYVAHLLGEQERARHELESLLPGATKPYVGKAAFRELTGPDGESLHTRDRASCCMFYTLRPEDTCATCPRTCDADRVGKLLATAG, encoded by the coding sequence ATGCGTGTCGCCCGCTCGGCCTTCACAGCCGCCTACGCGCGCCTGTCCGAGGTGCTCCCGGGGCTGGGCGTCACCGAGGTGGACCCGGCCGGCGAGGTCCCGCGCGGCGGCGGCTGGGTCGCGGCCGACGCGCTCGCCGCGGGCGGGGCGGAGCTGGAGGCCTTCCTCGCCTGGGACGACGCCCAGGTGGTCCGGGACTACGGGCAGCGGGCCCGGCCGGACGTGGTCGCGAGCTTCGGACTGCACCGGTACGCGTGGCCGGCCTGCCTGCTGATCACCGTGCCGTGGTTCCTGCACCGCCGGGTGCCCCGCTACCCCGTGACCCGCGTCGCCTACGACCGCTCGGCGGCAGGCCTCCCCCTCGGCCGCATGGCCGTGCGGCCCGAGGACTTCGCCTGCCTGCCCGGCGATCCGGCCGCCGCGCTGCCCGGCGCCCGCGTGGTCGCCGACGAGGAGGCACTGCGGGCCGAGGTGCGCGCCGCGGTCGCCGAGCACATGGAACCGGTGCTGGCGGGGTTCGGGCCGCGCATGCGGCGGCGCGGACGCGCCCTGTGGGGCATGGCGACCGACGAGGTCGTCGAGGGCCTGTGGTACGTCGCCCATCTGCTCGGTGAGCAGGAGCGGGCGCGGCACGAGCTGGAGTCGCTGCTGCCGGGCGCGACCAAGCCGTACGTCGGCAAGGCGGCGTTCCGCGAGCTGACCGGACCTGACGGCGAGTCACTGCACACCCGGGACCGGGCGAGCTGCTGCATGTTCTACACGCTGCGCCCCGAGGACACCTGCGCCACCTGCCCGCGCACCTGCGACGCGGACCGCGTCGGCAAGCTGCTCGCCACGGCGGGTTGA
- the secD gene encoding protein translocase subunit SecD — translation MKRSRPRSRANSPKGRALVALLVLAGAAAIALTMPIRLGLDLRGGTQIVLETKSTETTEADREATDRTVEVLRGRIDALGVAEPTIVRSGDNRVVVELPGVQDPKKAADVLGRTAQLTVHSVLGPAEAGQEATGASSGTDGERVLPDESGQSLRLADATLSGQDVKGADARFDQQGGAGWHVTVDFKDAGSDRWAEVTGEAACHPAGDPQRRVAIVLDDKIISSPQVDPSVACGAGIAGGSTQITGSFDDAEARELALLIKGGALPVPVETIEQRTIGATLGDEAISAGAWAAVIGTALTGLFIVFVYRLMGALATVALLCYGLISYAALAAIGATLTLPGLAGFVLAIGMAVDANVLVFERAREEQAARTRPSTRSSLTAGFRSAFSAIADSNITTLIAAALLFFLASGPVKGFGVTLGIGVLASMVSALVITRVLAEFAASRPSVFRRPHITGISTTGPVRDALLRRDPFLMRRPRRWLAASAVVLVVAGSGILVRGLDFGIEFTGGRLIEYSTATRVDADRARDALADAGFPRAVVQSSGDSDLTVRTEKLTNAEAETVTEAIGELGGETEKVRDELIGPSLGAELRKDALIALGLALCAQLLYLAVRFRLLFGTAAVGALAHDVVILVGVFAWLGKPIDGVFLAALLTVIGYSVNDSVVLFDRIRELLGGKERKAPFARLTNQAILQTLPRTVNTGLGAVLILASLAVLADDSLTDFALALLIGVGVGTYSSVFTASPLAIEMHDRGTGSRPTRREGRSTERKKVPASRTERQEVL, via the coding sequence TTGAAACGTTCTCGTCCCCGCTCCCGAGCCAACTCCCCGAAGGGGCGGGCGCTCGTCGCCCTCCTCGTGCTGGCCGGAGCCGCGGCCATCGCCCTGACCATGCCGATCCGCCTCGGACTCGACCTGCGCGGCGGCACCCAGATCGTGCTGGAGACCAAGTCCACCGAGACCACCGAGGCCGACCGGGAGGCCACCGACCGCACCGTGGAGGTACTGCGCGGCCGTATCGACGCGCTCGGTGTCGCCGAACCGACCATCGTCCGCTCCGGCGACAACCGCGTCGTCGTCGAGCTGCCCGGCGTCCAGGACCCGAAGAAGGCGGCCGACGTGCTGGGCCGCACCGCGCAACTCACCGTCCACTCGGTGCTCGGCCCGGCCGAGGCCGGGCAGGAGGCCACCGGGGCCTCGTCCGGCACGGACGGCGAGCGCGTGCTGCCGGACGAGTCCGGACAGTCCCTGCGGCTCGCGGACGCCACGCTGAGCGGGCAGGACGTCAAGGGCGCCGACGCCCGCTTCGACCAGCAGGGCGGAGCCGGGTGGCACGTCACCGTCGATTTCAAGGACGCGGGCAGCGACCGCTGGGCCGAGGTGACCGGCGAAGCCGCCTGTCACCCGGCCGGCGATCCGCAGCGCCGCGTCGCCATCGTGCTCGACGACAAGATCATCTCCTCGCCGCAGGTCGATCCCTCCGTGGCCTGCGGGGCGGGCATCGCCGGCGGCTCCACCCAGATCACCGGCTCCTTCGACGACGCCGAGGCCCGCGAGCTTGCCCTGCTCATCAAGGGCGGCGCCCTGCCCGTACCGGTCGAGACCATCGAGCAGCGCACCATCGGCGCCACCCTGGGCGACGAGGCCATCTCGGCCGGCGCCTGGGCCGCCGTCATCGGCACCGCGCTGACCGGGTTGTTCATCGTCTTCGTCTACCGGCTCATGGGCGCCCTCGCGACCGTGGCCCTGCTCTGCTACGGCCTGATCTCCTACGCCGCCCTGGCCGCGATCGGGGCCACCCTGACCCTGCCCGGCCTGGCCGGCTTCGTGCTGGCCATCGGCATGGCGGTGGACGCCAACGTCCTGGTGTTCGAACGCGCCCGCGAGGAACAGGCCGCCCGCACCCGGCCGAGTACGCGCTCGTCGCTGACCGCCGGTTTCCGCAGCGCCTTCAGCGCGATCGCCGACTCCAACATCACCACGCTGATCGCCGCCGCCCTGCTGTTCTTCCTGGCCTCGGGGCCGGTGAAGGGTTTCGGCGTCACCCTGGGCATCGGCGTGCTGGCCTCCATGGTCAGCGCCCTGGTGATCACCCGGGTGCTCGCCGAGTTCGCCGCGAGCCGCCCGTCGGTCTTCCGCCGCCCGCACATCACGGGCATCTCGACCACCGGCCCGGTGCGTGACGCCCTGCTGCGCCGCGACCCCTTCCTGATGCGCCGCCCGCGCCGCTGGCTGGCCGCCTCCGCGGTCGTCCTCGTGGTGGCCGGCTCCGGCATCCTGGTCCGCGGCCTCGACTTCGGCATCGAGTTCACCGGCGGACGGCTCATCGAGTACTCCACGGCCACCCGGGTCGACGCCGACCGGGCGCGGGACGCCCTCGCCGACGCGGGCTTCCCCCGCGCCGTCGTCCAGTCCTCCGGCGACAGCGACCTCACCGTGCGCACCGAGAAGCTGACCAACGCGGAGGCGGAGACCGTCACCGAGGCCATCGGCGAGCTGGGCGGCGAGACGGAGAAGGTCCGCGACGAGCTGATCGGCCCCAGCCTGGGCGCGGAGCTGCGCAAGGACGCGCTGATCGCCCTGGGCCTGGCCCTGTGCGCCCAGTTGCTGTATCTCGCCGTCCGTTTCCGGTTGCTGTTCGGCACCGCGGCGGTCGGCGCGCTCGCCCACGACGTGGTGATCCTGGTCGGTGTGTTCGCCTGGCTGGGCAAGCCGATCGACGGGGTCTTCCTGGCCGCGCTGCTGACCGTGATCGGCTACTCGGTCAACGACTCGGTCGTCCTCTTCGACCGCATCCGGGAGCTGCTCGGCGGCAAGGAGCGGAAGGCTCCGTTCGCCCGGCTCACGAACCAGGCGATCCTGCAGACCCTGCCGCGCACGGTCAACACGGGCCTGGGCGCGGTGCTGATCCTCGCCTCACTGGCCGTCCTCGCCGACGACTCGCTCACCGACTTCGCCCTCGCCCTGCTGATCGGTGTGGGGGTCGGCACGTACTCCTCGGTGTTCACCGCGTCTCCGCTGGCCATCGAGATGCACGACCGCGGCACCGGGTCCCGCCCCACCCGCCGCGAGGGCCGGAGCACGGAGCGGAAGAAGGTGCCGGCGAGCCGCACGGAACGGCAGGAGGTCTTGTAG
- a CDS encoding GntR family transcriptional regulator — MKPSARGPAGTGAGRVRTAESPGPVREPAASARVEPAASVRVPAQPGVADMDRDRVCGAGEPAGAARGEHTHGEPPPHRPRVLVQRSSVRGQILDALRTALVSGELRPGEVYSAPVLGERFGVSATPVREAMQQLALEGAVEVVPNRGFRVVERGDRELAELAEVRALLEVPVLLRLARTVPAERWAELRPLAEATVRAASSGCPATYAEADRAFHRAVLALAGNDQLVRIAADLHRRAQWPPAGAPAVRGRADLIADAHEHTALLDALIAGDPDMVRTLVGEHFGQPR; from the coding sequence GTGAAGCCGAGCGCGCGGGGTCCCGCAGGCACAGGGGCCGGGCGGGTCCGCACCGCCGAGTCGCCCGGACCGGTCCGCGAACCGGCCGCATCGGCACGGGTCGAACCGGCCGCATCGGTGCGGGTTCCGGCGCAGCCGGGCGTCGCGGACATGGACCGGGACCGGGTGTGCGGGGCCGGGGAACCGGCCGGGGCCGCGCGCGGCGAGCACACGCACGGCGAACCTCCGCCGCACCGCCCGCGCGTACTCGTCCAGCGTTCCTCCGTGCGCGGGCAGATCCTCGACGCCCTGCGCACCGCGCTGGTCTCCGGGGAGCTGCGGCCCGGCGAGGTCTACTCGGCACCCGTGCTCGGCGAGCGGTTCGGCGTCTCGGCCACCCCCGTACGGGAGGCCATGCAGCAGCTCGCCCTGGAGGGCGCCGTCGAGGTCGTCCCCAACCGGGGCTTCCGCGTCGTCGAGCGCGGCGACCGGGAACTGGCCGAGCTGGCCGAGGTCCGCGCCCTGCTCGAAGTCCCGGTGCTGCTGCGCCTGGCCCGTACGGTGCCCGCCGAACGCTGGGCGGAGCTGCGGCCCCTCGCCGAGGCCACCGTCCGGGCCGCGTCGTCCGGCTGCCCGGCCACGTACGCCGAGGCCGACCGCGCCTTCCACCGCGCGGTGCTCGCGCTGGCCGGCAACGACCAGCTCGTCCGAATCGCCGCCGACCTGCACCGCCGTGCCCAGTGGCCGCCGGCCGGGGCTCCCGCGGTACGGGGGCGGGCGGACCTGATCGCCGACGCGCACGAACACACGGCGCTGCTGGACGCGCTGATCGCCGGCGACCCGGACATGGTGCGGACCCTGGTGGGGGAGCACTTCGGCCAGCCACGCTGA
- a CDS encoding TraR/DksA family transcriptional regulator — protein sequence MVNHQTIDDRDRRLSPEDLAALRDDLHEQRLFREEQLRQIADVPSRTGEPVQRPSAARTEVRAELAACARMVLADVEAALERMDEGRYGLCHLCRRPIDRERLAIVPQARYCGRCRQVREAGR from the coding sequence GTGGTGAACCACCAGACCATCGACGACCGCGACAGGCGGCTGTCGCCCGAGGACCTCGCCGCGCTCCGGGACGACCTCCACGAGCAGCGGCTGTTCCGCGAGGAGCAGCTCCGGCAGATCGCCGACGTCCCGTCCCGCACCGGCGAGCCGGTCCAGCGGCCGTCCGCCGCGCGGACCGAGGTGCGGGCCGAGCTCGCGGCCTGCGCGCGCATGGTCCTCGCCGACGTGGAGGCGGCACTCGAACGCATGGACGAGGGCCGTTACGGCCTCTGTCATCTGTGCCGTCGCCCCATCGACCGCGAACGCCTGGCGATCGTGCCGCAGGCCCGCTACTGCGGTCGCTGCCGGCAGGTGCGGGAGGCCGGACGATGA